The following proteins are co-located in the Trichomycterus rosablanca isolate fTriRos1 chromosome 14, fTriRos1.hap1, whole genome shotgun sequence genome:
- the LOC134326253 gene encoding tripartite motif-containing protein 16-like, which yields MSETALTDSADEFSCSVCLETLKDPVTTSCGHSFCMVCINNCWDQEDDKGTHSCPQCRKTFTPRPVVRRNTILAGVVEKLKKTELQAPCPGHCSAGPEDVECDYCTERKHKAVKSCLVCLVSFCETHLQPHYRIPAYKKHKLVKASRRLQDLICSQLDKLLEVYCRTDQQCICMLCMLDNHKGHGTISAAAERTEKQKQLLEIQRKFQEKIQNSEKELCELINAVNSHKCSAQTAVKNIEMICTELINSINRRCSELKDLIRDRETAEVSRAEKVLKQLEQHIVELKRKDAELEQLSHTEDPVHFLQNFQSLSAPAGSAESAAITISPFLSFDDVTKSVSQLREKVEEFWKEQYEKIPDEVKKVRITSSPEPEIREDFLQYVCRFTLDPNTVNKNLRLSEENKVVTWSGTLQYPDHPDRFDSFCFQVVCRESVSGRCYWEVDLSGDYGVYIAVSYKSISRKGGGGECVFGRNDQSWSLFCSPSRFSFWHNQKETKIPIMPSSARIGVYVDYEAGTLFFYSVSDTMKLLHRVQTTFTQPLYPGFYLCLGSKVKLSDLTN from the exons atgagtgaaactgcattaactgattctgca GAcgagttcagctgttcagtctgtctggaaacGCTGAAGGATCCTGTAACTACatcatgtggacacagtttctgtatggtgtgtattaataactgctgggatcaggaggatgataaAGGAACAcacagctgtccacagtgtagaaaAACCTTTACTCCAAGACCTGTTGTGAGGAGAAACACAATTCTGGCTGGAGTTGTGGAGAAACTGAAGAAAACAGAACTTCAAGCTCCATGTCCTGGTCACTGTTCTGctggacctgaagatgtggagtgtgattactgtacagagagaaaacacaaagctgttaaatcctgtctggtgtgtttggtctctttctgtgaaactcaccttcagcctcaTTATCGAATTCCTGCTTATAAGAAACACAAGCTGGTTAAAGCCTCCAGACGACTCCAGGATCTGATCTGCTCTCAGCTtgataaactgctggaggtttactgtcgtactgatcagcagtgtatctgcatgTTGTGTATGCTAGACAATCATAAAGGACATGgtacaatatcagctgcagcagaaagaactgagaaacag aagcagctgctggagatccagagaaaattccaggagaaaatccagaacagtgagaaggaactttgtgagctgataaaTGCTGTGAACTCTCACAAG tgttctgcacagacagcagtgaagaacattgagatgatctgtactgaactaatcaactcaattaacagaagatgctctgagctaaaagatctgatcagagatcgagagacagcagaagtaaGTCGAGCTGAAAAAGTCCTGAAGCAGTTGGAACAGCAtattgtagagctgaagaggaaagatgctgaactggaacagctttcacacacagaggatcccgtccatttcctccag aattttcagtctctctcggctcctgctggatctgcagaatcagccgccatcacaatcagtcctttcctctcatttgatgatgttacaaagtctgtatctcagctgagagagaaagtagaagaattctggaaagagcagtatgagaagataccagatgaag tgaagaaagtccggattacttcatctcctgaacctgaaatcagagaagattttctacaat atgtttgtcggttcacactggatccaaacacagtaaataaaaacctccgtctgtctgaggagaacaaagtggtgacctggAGTGGAACATTAcagtatcctgatcatccagatagatttgatagTTTTTGTTTCCaggttgtgtgtagagagagtgtgagtggacgctgttactgggaggttgatTTAAGTGGGGATTatggggtttatatagcagtgtcatataaaagcatcagcaggaagggaggtggtggtgagtgtgtgtttggacggaatgatcagtcctggagtttgttctgttctccatccagattttcattctggcacaatcagaaagagactaaaattcccataatgccgagttccgctagaataggagtgtatgtggattatgagGCAGGAACTCTGttcttctacagcgtctctgatacaatgaagctcctccacagagttcagaccacgttcactcagcccctctacccggggttttaTCTTTGTTTAGGATCAAAAGTAaaactgtcagatttaacaaattaa
- the LOC134326812 gene encoding zinc finger protein 345-like, with amino-acid sequence LKVHQRIHTGEKPYQCSQCGKSFSTQGALKIHQHIHTGEKQYSCSQCGKSFNTQIKLKIHQRIHTGEKPYQCSQCGKSFNVQSNLKKHQRIHTGEKPYQCSQCGKSFNEQSYLKKHQRIHTGEKPYQCSQCGKSFNGQSALKVHQCIHTGEKPYQCSQCGKSFNGQSALKVHQRIHTGEKPYQCSQCGKRFSTQGALKIHQHIHTGEKQYSCSQCAKSFNTQIKLKIHQRIHTGEKPYQCSQCEKSFNVQSNLKKHQRIHTGEKPYQCSQCGNSFNVQSNLKTHQCIYTGEQPYQCSQCGKSFNGQSALKVHQRIHTGEKPYQCSQCGKSFNLQSHLKIHQSIHTGENRYQCSQCGKSFNIQSNLKKHQRIHTGQKSYQCSQCG; translated from the coding sequence ctcaaagtacaccagcgcattcacacaggagagaaaccatatcagtgctcacagtgtggaaagagcttcagtacccagggtgctctcaaaatacaccagcacattcacactggagaaaaacagtattcctgctcacagtgtgggaagagttttaatacacagattaagctcaaaatacaccagcgcattcacactggagagaaaccatatcagtgctcacagtgtggaaagagttttaatgtacagagtaatctaaaaaaacaccagcgcattcacactggagagaaaccatatcagtgctcacagtgtggaaagagttttaatgaacagagttacctcaaaaaacaccagcgcattcacactggagagaaaccatatcagtgctcacagtgtggaaagagttttaatggacagagtgctctcaaagtacaccagtgcattcacactggagagaaaccatatcagtgctcacagtgtggaaagagttttaatggacagagtgctctcaaagtacaccagcgcattcacacaggagagaaaccatatcagtgctcacagtgtggaaagcgCTTCAGTACCCagggtgctctcaaaatacaccagcacattcacactggagaaaaacagtattcctgctcacagtgtgcgaagagttttaatacacagattaagctcaaaatacaccagcgcattcacactggagagaaaccgtatcagtgctcacagtgtgaaaagagttttaatgtacagagtaatctcaaaaaacaccagcgcattcacactggagagaaaccatatcagtgctcacagtgtggaaatagttttaatgtacagagtaatctcaaaacacaccagtgcATTTACACTGGAGAgcaaccatatcagtgctcacagtgtggaaagagttttaatggacagagtgctctcaaagtacaccagcgcattcacactggagagaaaccgtatcagtgctcacagtgtggaaagagttttaatttaCAGAgtcatcttaaaatacaccagagcattcacactggagagaatcgatatcagtgctcacagtgtggaaagagttttaatatacagagtaatctcaaaaaacaccagcgcattcacactggacagaagtcgtatcagtgctcacaatgtgga